A region of the Diorhabda sublineata isolate icDioSubl1.1 chromosome Y, icDioSubl1.1, whole genome shotgun sequence genome:
CACCCTATGAGCCATTGGGACGCGTCGTGTCGGGTAGACCAAACCCCCTCCCAGAGAACTCGTTCCGAGGATTTGGGCCGACTCACTTCCTGCCTCCTCGACTCGACCTCTCTGAGcacgaaacctaacctaacctaacctaacctaacctaacctaacctaacctaacctaacctaacctaacctaacctaacctaacctaacctaacctaacctaacctaacctaacctaacctaacctaacctaacctaacctaacctaacctaacctaacctaacctaacctaacctaacctaacctaacctaacctaacctaacctaacctaacctaacctaacctaacctaacctaacctaacctaacctaacctaacctaacctaacctaacctaacctaacctaacctaacctaacctaacctaacctaacctaacctaacctaacctaacctaacctaacctaacctaacctaacctaacctaacctaacctaacctaacctaacctaacctaacctaacctaacctaacctaacctaacctaacctaacctaacctaacctaacctaacctaacctaacctaacctaacctaacctaacctaacctaacctaacctaacctaacctaacctaacctaacctaacctaacctttctTTTTTGCCCCCAAGGTAGGGTGGAAGCTAATGCCGTCCTCACAGCGGGCGGGTGAAAtgctgtgagtttgtgtgggactctcacccactaaaccaccctccttgTTTACACATCCCTGGGGATTTGCGTGCGCCGGGAGGACAAGTTGTCATTACATCAGCGCACATCCCCTTTGAAAATCCCTTTCCTTATTCAATTCCTATCCCTGAGAGTTTCTATCCTCAATTTCCTTTCTGTTCATTACTACGGTCATGTACGTCGTTACCGCGTTCCAGGTTGCTTTGTCCTCCAACATTTTCCCGATGATCTCGGTTGCCGTAGGCAAGTCACATCCTAATTGTTCTTTCAGTCTGGTCCTCTCCTCACCCCATCTCGCACATTCGTAGATGACATGGGCCGGGTCGTCCCTTTGCCCACATGCTTTACATGTGTCATCCTCGGTTTTACGGATTCTTTTAGTAAAGGTTCCGAACGAACCATGCCCCGTCAGAATCTGCGTGATGTAGTAAGAAGTGGTTCTGTGTTTACACATGACCCAGCTTCTTATGTCTTTAATCAAAGTTTTTGTCCACTGGGCCTTCGTCTCCAGACTGTCCAACCTCTCCTGTCACTTTTTATATGTTCTTTCTCTTGCCATTCGTCTATTGCCGGCTAACCTGCCtcctattttatatagaaaacatCTCTCTGCTATCATGAGATCAATCGGTGGGAAACCTGCTATAACCTGGACTGCCTCGGCCGATACGGTCCTATAGGCAGCGGCGACCATCAGTAAGCCTTTTCTTTGCGCGGCCATTAATCTTTCCTTGTATGCTTGTATCTTCATGGCTTCGCGCCAGGCTGGCGCCGCATACAGGAGGACGCTGTGCATTACTTGGCACAGAACCCTGCGCTTGCAATAATCAGGCCCTCCCACATTCGGCATCAGTCTCCGTAGTTGTGATATCTTTTTATCGGCTTTTTCGACCGTGTATTTTATATGTTCCAGGAAGTTaaggttttttgttattattactcccagatattttattttctttttggccTCGACTCTTTGTCTTTCCACTACCATTTTGAAGGGGCCATTTGTTTTCCGTGGTCCCTTCACCGTCACTATCTCCGTTTTCTGAGGAGCAATTTTAAGTCCGTTTCTTGTGATCCAACGGACCGCTAGAGCTACAGTATTCTCTGCTCTATTCCTGACCTCATTTTCTTTGTCTCCTACGATGTAGAAGACGAGGTCATCAGCGTACGCGATAGTGGAAACTTTTGGGCCATAATCCAACACTAGGATACCGTTATACATGATGTTCCACAGAACCGGTCCAAGGACGGAGCCCTGCGGAACACCCATCGTGCATCTATGTGAAATGATGCCGGAGGTCACTCTCCTGTCACTCAGGTAGTTCTTTATGTAGTTCGTTAGGTATGGGCTAATTCCGTTATCTTTACAAGCCATGACTATTTTATGCCACTTCGCGGTATTGAAGGCGTTCTTTATATCAACAGCCACAAGTACACCCCATTTGTGGCTGTTTTTACCTACTATTTCTTTTAGTTCGTTTATTGCCGACACCGTTGATCTTTTGTGTCGGAAGCCATGCTGGTGCGGAGATAGGAGGTTCTTATTCTCGATCTCCTCAGCCAATCTGTTTGTAATCATACGTTCTAGTAATTTTCCGAAAGAGTTGATCAGGCATATAGGGCGATAGCTGCCTGCCTCGTTTGGATCTTTACCCTCCTTCGGAAGTAGAACGACTCTGGCTGTTTTCCAGCAGTCGGGAAACCGTTGTTGCTTCAAAAGTTCGTTTAGATAGTTTAGAACTTGCAACGGTTTAATTTTCACCgcgatttttagagcttcgTTTGGCAGGCCGTCTGGTCCTGGTGCCTTGTCGTTTTTAATATCTCTAATCGCTATATCGAGCTCATCGCTGGTGAAACTGTTTGGTACCTCATGTAGTGCGGGTTCGTTATCGTCGTCGTTTGTTATTCTCCCTCTTGTTGTCGGGAAGAGGGTGCGGAGGatattttttctccttttcgCGCTGAGTTGGCCGTGTGTTTTATTAGCCAGTTTGCCCGTCACTATCCTGTAACCTTGGCCCCATATGTCGTTTTCAAGGTCTTTCATGAGGTCGTCCCAACATCTCTTTTTGGCTTGCATAATTAATCTTTTTAGTACTTTGCCTTGTAACTTCATACCGTCTTCCcacttttgttttaaatgtggGAGTTTTTCTCGGGTGTATTTACgtctttgtttattatattcgtTTCTGGCATTCAAGATTTCAGGATTCCACCAGAATGGTTGCATCGAGGTATTAGCGTCGTTATTATTACTGGAGGCATCTTTATATGCCTTCAGTATTTCCTCGTATGTTCCATtacttttttttagtatttctacGTACTTTTCGGTGTTCAAGTATGTCCTTTTCCTGTTGTTAGGGCTCATCTTTTTTATTGCTCCTTTCGTTTTTATCTGATATCGAATATGTCCATGGTGTGTGTAGGGATTGACATATTCTATACACCAGTTGGTGATCTTATTATAATGACTGGTATGACAGAGAGTAACATCTATATGTGTTTTGGAGTTACCTCTTTCAAAGGTGTGGTGGCCGTTATTGATTGCTACCCATCCTGTTTGGGCCAACCACTCCTCTACCATTTGTCCTTTTATATCAGACATAGGAGATCCCCATATTACGGATTTCGCGTTTATATCTCCGGCCATTATGGATAGTCGTCTTCCGTTGTTATTGGTAGCCGTATAAAAGGTTTTATCTATGGCCTTTTGGTATTCTCTATCGTTGATATTCGGTGAGATATAAACGGCCGTCATAATGGTGCCCTTGGTTTCTATTTGTACGCAGTTATCACCTCGAAGCGTCTTGtcaatttccaagtttttaaTTATGATGGCTATCGCCACTCCTGCATTCTTATCGACGAgccattctttttttttgcaatgtttttat
Encoded here:
- the LOC130451885 gene encoding uncharacterized protein LOC130451885, translating into MCKHRTTSYYITQILTGHGSFGTFTKRIRKTEDDTCKACGQRDDPAHVIYECARWGEERTRLKEQLGCDLPTATEIIGKMLEDKATWNAVTTYMTVVMNRKEIEDRNSQG